The Dissulfuribacter thermophilus nucleotide sequence GTCCACGATGTAGCAGCCTATATTCTTCAAAAGCATGGCAAGATGACCACGATGAAGCTTCAAAAATTGGTCTATTATTGCCAAGCCTGGTCACTGGTATGGGATGATAAGCCCTTATATTCTGCTCAGATTCAGGCATGGGCAAATGGCCCCGTTGTTCCGGCACTATATAAATTGCATCGTGGGAAATATACTATATCGGAATGGCCAGAAGGCGATCCAAATAATCTGACCCCTCAAGAGAAAGAAACCATTGATGCTGTCCTTGATTTTTATGGCGACAAATCATCACAATGGTTGATTGATTTGACCCATATGGAGGACCCATGGCGTAATGCCCGGAAAGGGCTTGGCCCTGGGGAACGGGGAAACCGGCCAATTAGATTGGCTGATATGGCAGAATACTATAGTAGCTTGAATAATTAATGGCAAAAAGGCCTAAAACAAAAAGCATACCATATCCTAAAAAGCAAGCCCATAAAATACACTCACCCTCCAAGAAAAAGAAACCAAAAACTTCCTATTCCCCTAGCTTCAATCAATATTACCCTTCATGGCGATTGCAAAAACTGGATTGCAAGTCATGTTATGGATGGCATGATATTGACCGAAAGTCATTAAAAGATATTCGGGAAAAGCTCAAAGCTTATGAAAGCATGACCTGGGATGAGATATTAATCAAATCAAAAAAATAAAATCATACTGTTCCTTGTAAAAAATTATCCAAAACTGCTAGAGACCGTTTACAGGCATTACAGCTAGATGATATTGACGAGCTTGTGTCGTTAAGAGTGGGCTCGACGGGTAGGATTTGGGGGATACGCCACCAGAGCGTCTTGTTGCTTTTATGGTGGGACCCAGAACATAATATCTACTCTTCACCCCAAAAACATACTTAATATTTAGGAGGTGGCGTATGAAATGTATCTCAAATTTGGCAAATTTCTTTGTGTTTTGACTCTAATCTTAATGGCCTCAAATGCTCTGGCAGAAAAGTGTAATCCAACCTATTCCCCCTATGGGGGATATTATGAAATCTGTTAATTGATATCACCAATAATCCCGGA carries:
- a CDS encoding Panacea domain-containing protein; this translates as MATVHDVAAYILQKHGKMTTMKLQKLVYYCQAWSLVWDDKPLYSAQIQAWANGPVVPALYKLHRGKYTISEWPEGDPNNLTPQEKETIDAVLDFYGDKSSQWLIDLTHMEDPWRNARKGLGPGERGNRPIRLADMAEYYSSLNN